In Deltaproteobacteria bacterium, a single window of DNA contains:
- the sufC gene encoding Fe-S cluster assembly ATPase SufC translates to MSCLLQIKDLHARVSGKEILNGITLAINAGEVHAVMGPNGSGKSTLAHILAGRGGYEVTGGEVFYEGKNLLKMPPEERAREGIFLAFQYPVEIPGVSSQYFLKAALNAIRKHQGLPELDAMDFLKLVREKMKTVEMTETLLNRPVNEGFSGGEKKRNEIFQMAVLDPLLAILDETDSGLDIDALRVVAGGVNSLRGNKRGMLVITHYQRLLNYIVPDFVHVLSKGKIVKSGGKELALTLEKEGYGWVEAQPGGVMSV, encoded by the coding sequence ATGTCTTGTTTACTCCAAATCAAAGATCTCCACGCCAGGGTAAGCGGCAAGGAAATATTGAACGGCATCACGCTGGCCATCAATGCCGGCGAGGTCCATGCCGTCATGGGCCCCAACGGGTCGGGAAAAAGCACGCTGGCCCATATTCTGGCGGGGCGAGGCGGGTATGAGGTTACCGGGGGGGAGGTTTTTTACGAGGGGAAAAATCTCCTGAAGATGCCGCCCGAGGAGCGCGCCCGGGAGGGGATTTTTCTCGCCTTTCAGTACCCCGTCGAAATCCCCGGGGTCAGCAGTCAGTACTTTTTAAAGGCGGCGTTGAACGCCATCCGCAAACATCAAGGACTGCCGGAACTGGACGCGATGGATTTCCTGAAACTGGTGCGTGAAAAAATGAAGACGGTCGAGATGACAGAAACCCTGTTGAACCGCCCCGTGAACGAGGGCTTTTCGGGAGGCGAAAAAAAGCGGAACGAGATCTTTCAGATGGCGGTGCTCGATCCTCTGCTTGCCATCCTTGATGAAACCGATTCCGGACTGGATATCGACGCCCTCCGGGTCGTGGCCGGCGGCGTCAACTCCCTCCGCGGCAATAAACGGGGAATGCTGGTGATCACCCACTACCAGCGGCTCCTGAATTACATCGTCCCCGATTTTGTCCATGTGCTCTCGAAGGGAAAAATCGTGAAATCTGGCGGCAAGGAACTGGCGCTTACGCTGGAAAAGGAGGGGTACGGGTGGGTAGAGGCGCAACCGGGCGGCGTCATGAGCGTGTGA